From a region of the Zingiber officinale cultivar Zhangliang chromosome 10B, Zo_v1.1, whole genome shotgun sequence genome:
- the LOC122028800 gene encoding NAC domain-containing protein 92-like, which produces MEEEDCMELPPGFRFHPTDEEIISYYLTPKVVDHTFSARAMGEVDLNKCEPWDLPSKARMGEKEWFFFCQRDRKYPTGMRTNRATEAGYWKATGKDKEIYRGRGVLVGMKKTLVFYKGRAPRGQKTNWVMHEFRLEGKSPFPNNSSRSAPKDEWVVSRVFHKNTGAKRSPPPSTLGPELQASDDFFFDSSTLPPLMDMPSSYPIMPMEEQPFLSSNSTQLNAVFHPAVQNPNSAYNLLGYSHHHDSSLLTTIASHNSLDASNSLVIRGRCKMEQSSVSMGCCPSQDTGLSTDQNAAEISSASRNYTDFVVDPSSSGAAMDWDNIWKY; this is translated from the exons ATGGAGGAGGAAGACTGCATGGAGTTGCCTCCGGGCTTCAGGTTTCACCCCACGGACGAGGAGATCATCAGCTACTACCTCACGCCCAAGGTCGTCGACCATACCTTCTCTGCGAGGGCCATGGGTGAGGTGGACCTCAACAAGTGTGAGCCATGGGATCTCCCAA GCAAGGCGAGGATGGGGGAAAAGGAATGGTTCTTCTTCTGCCAGAGGGATAGGAAGTACCCTACTGGGATGAGGACCAACAGGGCCACAGAGGCTGGCTACTGGAAGGCCACGGGCAAGGACAAGGAGATCTACAGGGGCAGAGGTGTCCTTGTGGGCATGAAGAAGACGCTCGTGTTCTACAAAGGAAGGGCGCCCAGAGGCCAGAAGACTAACTGGGTCATGCATGAATTCAGACTCGAAGGCAAATCTCCATTCCCTAACAATTCCTCGAGATCTGCACCCAAG GACGAGTGGGTCGTGTCTAGGGTCTTCCACAAGAACACAGGAGCAAAGAGAAGCCCGCCGCCAAGTACTCTTGGGCCGGAGCTGCAGGCTTCAGACGATTTCTTCTTCGACTCCTCCACCTTGCCTCCTCTCATGGATATGCCTTCCAGCTACCCGATCATGCCCATGGAGGAGCAGCCATTTCTGAGCTCAAATTCAACTCAACTCAACGCCGTGTTCCACCCTGCAGTACAGAATCCGAACTCTGCCTACAACCTGCTCGGCTACTCGCACCACCATGATTCCTCTCTGCTGACCACGATAGCCTCGCACAACAGCCTTGATGCATccaactctttggtcatcaggggGCGTTGCAAGATGGAGCAGAGCTCCGTGTCCATGGGCTGCTGCCCCTCGCAGGACACCGGCCTGAGCACCGACCAAAACGCCGCCGAGATATCCTCGGCCTCGAGGAATTACACTGACTTCGTCGTCGATCCTTCTTCCTCTGGGGCAGCCATGGATTGGGATAACATATGGAAGTACTGA